The following proteins are encoded in a genomic region of Elusimicrobiota bacterium:
- a CDS encoding DUF4279 domain-containing protein translates to MGPGKTSRIIVNDHGHNRMNRVVISVRIKHPKWDHAAITKLLNCEPDISRTVGEERKTPTGQKLKGTNPNTYWCKDLDYEGDSLSGAIEVGLRLFDPIAGAVAKIRQDGGNVEFFIGWFFDANGGDVLPSLIMRRLADHGIDLSFDVYGPEVRMVTGKP, encoded by the coding sequence ATGGGCCCTGGGAAAACCTCACGCATCATCGTAAATGACCATGGACATAATCGAATGAATAGAGTTGTTATCTCCGTTCGCATAAAACACCCGAAATGGGATCATGCGGCTATCACAAAACTTTTAAATTGCGAGCCTGACATTAGCCGCACGGTCGGCGAGGAGCGCAAAACCCCCACAGGACAAAAACTCAAAGGTACAAACCCTAATACATATTGGTGTAAGGATTTGGACTACGAGGGCGATTCTCTGAGCGGCGCCATCGAAGTGGGCCTTCGATTGTTCGATCCGATCGCCGGTGCCGTCGCCAAGATCCGTCAGGATGGAGGTAACGTCGAATTCTTCATCGGCTGGTTCTTTGATGCCAATGGCGGAGACGTCTTGCCATCGCTGATTATGCGTCGCCTTGCGGATCATGGGATCGACTTGAGTTTTGATGTCTACGGTCCTGAAGTGCGGATGGTCACTGGAAAACCATGA